DNA from Brachyspira aalborgi:
CGATTATGAGATTTACGATAATCCGATAGAATTAAAAAGAAAAATCGGATATATGCCCGAAAATATTTCTTTATATACCGAAATGACGGTTATCGATTATCTGAAATTTGCCGCAAAATTGAAAGGAATAGAAAGAAAGCATATTAAAAACGCTTTAGAAAATACTATTGAAATAACGGGACTTACAAAATATAAAGATAGAATAATAGGACATTTATCTAAAGGTTATAAACAGAGAACGGGAATAGCTCAAGCGATAATACATGACCCAGAAGTTTTAATATTAGACGAGCCTACAAGCGGACTTGACCCAAATCAATTAATTGAAGTTCGTTCTTTAATAAAAAGTTTAGGCGGAACTAGAACCGTTATATTGTCGACTCATATATTAAGCGAAGTCGAAGATACATGCGAAAGAGCTTTAATTATAGACAATGGAGAGCTGATAGCCGAAGACACTATTGAAGGCTTAAAAACAGCGATGGACAGAGAGATATTAGGAGGCAATATAGAATTAAAAGTCGCGGGAAAAGTTGAAGACGCGCTTATTCGCGTGAGAGAAGTTCAAGGAGTTATTCAAGCTGAAACTGATAATTTCGGTTCTATTATAATAGAATGCGAAAGAGGAAACGATATAAGAGCTTCGATAGTTAAGCATTTGGTTCAAGGCGATTTTGAAGTTTTGGAAATTAGAGCAAAAGAAAGAAGTTTAGAAGAAGTCTTTATATATTTTACCGATAAAAAGAAAAGCGAAGATTTTGATAAATCTAAATATATAAAAGACGAAATTATTTCAAAAGATTCAAATAAAAAAGAAGATGAAAATAAAAATTCGGACAATGAAGAAAATAAAGATTTAAACGAAAATTTAGATAAAAATTCAAATGAAGAATTAAACGATAAAAAAGAAGAAAATAATTAAGAGGTAAAAATAATGAAAAATATTTATGTTATATTTGCAAGAGAAATTCAATCTTTTTATGTGTCGCCTTTATATTATATCTTGGGATTTATTTATTTGGCGCTTACGGGTTATTTTTTCACTATAGAAATTTATTATAGCAGATTAGCCGTTATGGAAAACACAATGTATAATATAGGTTTTTTTACGATATTATTTTTATCAATATTATGCATGAAATTAATTGCCGAAGAGAGAGATTCGGGAACTTTTGAATTAATAATGACAGCTCCAATAACTTCTTTGCAATATGTAATCGGAAAATATTTATCGGTTTTGGTAGTTTACGCTTCTTTGCTTATAATGACTTTCGTTTATCCAATTCTTCTTATGATATTTGGAAAGCCCGATATGGGAGTTATATTTAGCGGTTATTTGGGATTATTTCTACTTGGCACTGCAATTTTAGGACTTGGATTAATATCGACAAGCGTTTCAAAAAGTCAGTTGGTTGCGGCGATACTTGGAGTTTCAATGGGAATATTCGCTTATATTATAAATTGGCTTAGCGAAATGTTTACGGGAGCGAGCAAATTATTAAACGCTATTTCAATAACTACATATTTTGCGGATTTTACAAAAGGAATGATTGATATTCAAAATGTTATATTCTTTTTAATTTGGGCAATCGCCTGCATTTCAATATCGACTATGTTTGTAGAATCTTATAAATGGCAATAACGAGGCTATAAAATGCTTGATATAGTCGAATATATTAAAAATAACGATTTAGAAAAAGCAAAACAATGCATAGAAAAAGATAATTCTTTAGTAGATGCGAGAGACGAAGAATCAAGATTTACTTTATTAATGATTTGCGCCAAAAAAGGATATTTTGAAATGACAAAATTATTAGTTGAAAACGGAGCAAATTTAAATAGCAGAAGTAAAACGGGATTAACGGCTTTAATGTTTGCATGCGCCGAAAAACAAATTGAAATTGCAAAATATTTAATAGATTGCGGAGCGGATGTTAATTTAAGAGACAGACCTATGTTTAGCGCTTTGCTTTACGGTTCGCTTACAAAAGAGCATTCTATAATAAATTATTTGATTGAAAACGGAGCGGATGTTAATGCAAAAAATTTTAAACTTGTAACTTCTCTTATGTTTGCCGCTGGAATTGGCGATTTAGAAACGGTTAAAATTTTAATAGAAAATGGAGCGGATATAAATTTAAAAAATAAAGACGGAGAGAGCGCTTTAGATATTGCGATAAATAAAGGACAAAAAGAAACTGCGGAGTTTTTAAAAAAATTATATGAATAAAAAAATATTAAATATTGAAGAATTAAAAGAAGTTTTAAATATTATAAGAAATAAAAAAAATGAAAACCAAAAAATAGTTTTTACAAACGGATGCTTTGATATACTTCATCGCGGGCATGTGGAATATTTAAAAAAAGCAAGAGAACTTGGCAATTTATTAATATTAGGATTAAA
Protein-coding regions in this window:
- a CDS encoding ankyrin repeat domain-containing protein, coding for MLDIVEYIKNNDLEKAKQCIEKDNSLVDARDEESRFTLLMICAKKGYFEMTKLLVENGANLNSRSKTGLTALMFACAEKQIEIAKYLIDCGADVNLRDRPMFSALLYGSLTKEHSIINYLIENGADVNAKNFKLVTSLMFAAGIGDLETVKILIENGADINLKNKDGESALDIAINKGQKETAEFLKKLYE
- a CDS encoding ABC transporter ATP-binding protein, producing MIRVDNIVKYYGEHLALKGISYTINKGEIVGFLGPNGAGKSTMMRIITGYLPATSGFVYLDDYEIYDNPIELKRKIGYMPENISLYTEMTVIDYLKFAAKLKGIERKHIKNALENTIEITGLTKYKDRIIGHLSKGYKQRTGIAQAIIHDPEVLILDEPTSGLDPNQLIEVRSLIKSLGGTRTVILSTHILSEVEDTCERALIIDNGELIAEDTIEGLKTAMDREILGGNIELKVAGKVEDALIRVREVQGVIQAETDNFGSIIIECERGNDIRASIVKHLVQGDFEVLEIRAKERSLEEVFIYFTDKKKSEDFDKSKYIKDEIISKDSNKKEDENKNSDNEENKDLNENLDKNSNEELNDKKEENN
- a CDS encoding ABC transporter permease, with translation MKNIYVIFAREIQSFYVSPLYYILGFIYLALTGYFFTIEIYYSRLAVMENTMYNIGFFTILFLSILCMKLIAEERDSGTFELIMTAPITSLQYVIGKYLSVLVVYASLLIMTFVYPILLMIFGKPDMGVIFSGYLGLFLLGTAILGLGLISTSVSKSQLVAAILGVSMGIFAYIINWLSEMFTGASKLLNAISITTYFADFTKGMIDIQNVIFFLIWAIACISISTMFVESYKWQ